One genomic segment of Pedobacter endophyticus includes these proteins:
- a CDS encoding S9 family peptidase gives MTRNLFILLFTLFSSPVFSQSFSIEAVLSYPFPSELVASQTGSNIAWAANEKGKRNIYMATAPDYKVTKITNYTDDDGQELTSLSISDDGKWIVFVRGGDHGGRDGGPVNAGSMPVAPKMQVFAIPFTGGNLITIGEGDHPLIAPNSKDVVYATAGQIKIAALDGSVPAKNMFSAKGTNSGYKWSPDGSKLAFVSNRNDHAFIGIYTDQNTPIRWLLPSFSRDNMPVWSPDGKEIAFVRTPGAGGEPDSILTRKHQPWAIWTVNVATGIGKRIWKAPETISGSYPSIAGGANLHWADGRIVFTSYEDGWPHLYSMNPDGSKKILLTPGNFVVENIELSRDKRTLVFAANTGLNADDLDRRHIYKVSVHRADMQALSSGPGIEANPVVSADGKRVFCLSATAQRPLLPALLESNKSIKLIGEELIPSDFPTKKMVTPKHVQFKAADGNMVYGQLFSPQNANRKHPAIVYVHGGPQRQMYLGWSPMDYYSIDYALNQYLVSMGFTVLSVNYRLGLGYGFNFHKPLNAGAQGAAEYQDIKAAGEWLAQQPNIDATKIGIYGGSYGGYLTALALGKDSKLFAAGVDIHGVNNRFSSAATEGRPPAPDAALAAKIAQESSPVTYINTWTSPTLIIHADDDRNVAFGQSVDLAKRFEDKKFEFEFLAIPDDTHHWMKFSNGVKVSAATADFLKRKLMGK, from the coding sequence ATGACGAGAAATCTGTTTATTTTACTGTTTACCCTATTTTCGAGCCCGGTTTTCAGCCAATCTTTTTCCATTGAGGCCGTATTAAGCTATCCATTTCCGTCAGAGCTGGTAGCTTCCCAAACGGGATCGAACATTGCGTGGGCTGCAAATGAAAAGGGAAAAAGAAACATTTATATGGCAACAGCACCCGATTATAAAGTGACAAAGATTACAAATTACACCGACGACGACGGGCAAGAGCTTACGAGTTTATCTATTTCAGATGATGGCAAGTGGATTGTGTTTGTTCGCGGCGGCGATCATGGCGGCCGTGATGGCGGGCCCGTAAATGCAGGTTCGATGCCGGTAGCTCCAAAAATGCAGGTATTTGCCATTCCTTTTACTGGCGGAAATTTAATTACGATAGGGGAGGGCGACCACCCGTTAATAGCTCCTAACAGTAAGGATGTGGTTTATGCAACGGCCGGTCAAATCAAGATTGCAGCCTTAGATGGATCTGTACCGGCTAAGAATATGTTCTCCGCCAAGGGAACCAACTCCGGTTATAAATGGTCGCCCGATGGGTCAAAGCTTGCCTTTGTAAGTAACCGCAACGACCATGCTTTTATTGGCATTTATACCGATCAAAATACGCCAATTCGATGGCTGCTCCCTTCTTTTTCGAGAGATAACATGCCCGTTTGGTCGCCCGACGGAAAGGAAATTGCATTTGTAAGAACGCCCGGCGCAGGTGGTGAGCCCGATTCGATTTTGACCAGAAAACACCAGCCCTGGGCCATTTGGACAGTGAATGTAGCCACTGGAATTGGAAAGCGCATTTGGAAAGCACCCGAAACAATAAGCGGTTCTTATCCGTCTATAGCGGGAGGCGCAAACCTGCATTGGGCCGATGGACGCATCGTATTCACTTCGTACGAAGATGGCTGGCCACATTTGTATTCAATGAATCCCGATGGATCGAAAAAGATACTGCTAACGCCAGGAAATTTTGTTGTAGAAAATATCGAATTAAGCAGAGATAAGAGAACATTGGTTTTTGCCGCAAATACCGGCCTAAACGCCGACGACCTCGATAGACGACATATTTACAAGGTTTCGGTACATCGGGCCGATATGCAAGCACTGAGCTCGGGCCCGGGGATTGAAGCCAATCCGGTGGTTTCAGCTGATGGGAAACGGGTTTTTTGTTTGAGCGCTACCGCACAACGTCCGTTGTTGCCTGCACTTTTAGAAAGTAATAAATCGATCAAACTCATTGGCGAAGAGTTGATTCCAAGCGATTTTCCGACAAAAAAAATGGTTACGCCGAAACATGTACAGTTTAAGGCAGCAGATGGAAATATGGTATATGGGCAACTGTTTTCGCCCCAAAACGCAAATAGAAAACATCCCGCCATTGTTTATGTACACGGCGGCCCGCAACGCCAGATGTATTTAGGCTGGAGCCCGATGGATTATTATTCGATCGATTATGCTTTAAATCAATATTTGGTAAGCATGGGCTTCACTGTGTTGTCTGTTAATTATCGGTTGGGACTGGGTTACGGGTTCAACTTTCACAAGCCATTAAATGCAGGTGCCCAAGGTGCAGCTGAGTATCAGGATATAAAAGCTGCGGGAGAGTGGCTGGCGCAGCAACCGAACATCGATGCCACAAAGATTGGCATTTACGGAGGTTCGTACGGCGGTTATCTTACGGCTTTGGCTTTAGGAAAAGATTCGAAGTTATTTGCCGCGGGCGTTGATATTCATGGTGTAAACAACAGGTTCAGCAGCGCAGCAACAGAAGGCAGACCACCTGCGCCCGATGCCGCACTGGCCGCTAAAATTGCCCAGGAGTCGTCGCCAGTAACTTACATCAATACCTGGACATCGCCAACCTTAATCATTCATGCCGACGATGACCGGAATGTGGCTTTCGGCCAAAGCGTTGATCTGGCCAAACGTTTTGAGGATAAAAAGTTCGAGTTTGAGTTTTTGGCAATTCCTGATGATACACACCATTGGATGAAATTTTCCAACGGGGTAAAGGTAAGTGCAGCTACCGCCGATTTTTTGAAACGAAAATTGATGGGGAAGTGA
- a CDS encoding ABC transporter substrate-binding protein yields the protein MSFLNELFIGLDTAQQEELQERLDLVEHKIKFMDKMPVACLDAANNSNYLLAEEIAMAGGMLETDILGAAFIIYYEPGKTLTDLMREVPAVLNPEWQAVKNNRIILLNDDVNRSRTAENVVALIEDIAEMLHPGSFIFGHEGDKWIRFGA from the coding sequence ATGTCTTTTTTAAACGAGTTATTTATTGGCCTTGATACCGCTCAGCAAGAAGAATTACAGGAACGTTTGGATTTGGTAGAACATAAAATTAAGTTTATGGATAAAATGCCGGTGGCCTGCTTAGATGCCGCGAACAATTCGAATTATTTGCTGGCCGAAGAAATTGCAATGGCAGGAGGGATGCTTGAAACAGACATTTTAGGCGCTGCATTTATCATTTATTATGAACCCGGCAAAACCTTAACCGACCTGATGCGGGAAGTGCCCGCCGTTTTAAACCCCGAATGGCAAGCGGTAAAGAATAATAGGATCATTTTGCTAAACGATGATGTAAACAGAAGCCGAACGGCCGAAAATGTGGTAGCGTTAATAGAAGATATTGCCGAGATGCTGCACCCCGGTTCGTTCATTTTTGGCCACGAGGGCGATAAGTGGATTAGGTTTGGCGCTTAA
- a CDS encoding ABC transporter substrate-binding protein, translating into MRGSFKYIFWIFCSIIFISCTKNTNNKDKKVFNINLDQGLTSIDPAFARNQNAIWMTNQIFNGLVQINDSLKTVPCIAKSWKVSPDALTYTFHLRNDVFFHDDPIFKNGKGRKVVASDFAYSFYRLIDPKVASSGGWIFSDKVKDQHSFVALNDTTFQIQLVRPFPPFMNLLTTQYCSVVPKEVVEHYGKDFRSHPVGTGPFRFKYWKEGEILVLLKNDHYFEKDEKGTPLPYLDAVKATFITDKQSGFMSFVKKDLDFYYNVDGSYRDDILTKSGKMSAKYKGKFTVTKSPYLCTEYVGILVDTNLAIVKNSPLRIKKIRQAINYSIDRDKLIKYLRNGIGIAATSGFIPKGMPGFDSTAVRGYVYNPTKAANLLREAGFPEGRGLPEITLNTTTTYKDLIEFIQGELTAVGIKTKIDVSPSASLRDLMSKNHVNFFRGSWLADYADGENFLSMFYSKNKVPNGPNYFAFYNKDFDRLFEQSYYEADDEKRFELYRKMDQLVMDNSPVVPLFYDQSVVMLQNNISGYSFNPLSLMILKRIQKN; encoded by the coding sequence ATGCGAGGCTCATTTAAGTATATATTTTGGATTTTTTGCAGTATAATATTTATTTCATGTACCAAAAACACAAACAATAAGGACAAAAAAGTCTTCAATATTAATCTCGATCAAGGTTTAACGTCAATCGATCCGGCTTTTGCCCGAAACCAGAATGCAATTTGGATGACCAACCAGATTTTTAATGGATTGGTTCAAATTAACGATTCGTTAAAAACCGTTCCATGCATTGCAAAAAGTTGGAAGGTTTCGCCAGATGCACTCACTTACACTTTCCATTTAAGGAACGACGTTTTTTTTCACGACGATCCGATTTTTAAAAATGGCAAAGGGCGAAAAGTTGTAGCCAGCGATTTTGCTTACAGTTTCTATCGCCTCATCGACCCCAAGGTGGCTTCATCGGGCGGATGGATTTTTAGCGATAAAGTAAAAGATCAGCACAGTTTTGTAGCCCTAAACGATACGACATTTCAGATCCAGCTTGTTCGGCCATTTCCGCCATTTATGAATCTGCTTACCACCCAGTATTGCTCGGTTGTGCCCAAAGAAGTTGTAGAACACTATGGAAAGGACTTTAGAAGCCACCCAGTGGGAACGGGCCCGTTTCGATTTAAATATTGGAAAGAGGGCGAAATTTTGGTGCTCCTAAAAAATGACCATTATTTCGAGAAAGATGAAAAAGGAACGCCCCTACCCTATTTAGACGCTGTGAAAGCCACTTTTATAACCGATAAGCAAAGCGGCTTCATGAGTTTCGTAAAAAAAGACCTCGATTTTTATTACAACGTTGACGGGAGTTACCGCGACGATATCCTTACGAAAAGTGGCAAAATGAGTGCAAAGTATAAAGGAAAGTTTACGGTAACGAAAAGCCCATATTTATGTACCGAGTACGTTGGGATATTGGTTGATACGAATTTAGCTATTGTAAAAAACTCGCCTTTGCGCATTAAAAAAATCAGACAGGCGATAAATTACTCGATCGATCGCGATAAACTGATCAAGTACTTGCGCAACGGAATTGGTATCGCGGCTACCTCGGGCTTTATCCCCAAAGGGATGCCGGGGTTTGATAGCACAGCAGTTCGCGGTTATGTTTATAACCCCACAAAAGCCGCCAATTTGTTAAGAGAAGCGGGTTTCCCTGAAGGTAGGGGCTTGCCCGAAATTACCCTGAACACTACCACAACGTATAAAGATTTGATTGAATTTATTCAGGGTGAACTTACAGCCGTTGGTATAAAGACGAAAATTGATGTGAGTCCGAGTGCAAGCCTGAGGGATTTGATGTCCAAAAACCATGTTAATTTTTTTAGGGGATCATGGCTGGCGGATTATGCAGATGGCGAGAATTTCCTCTCGATGTTTTACTCCAAGAATAAGGTGCCTAACGGACCGAACTATTTTGCTTTTTACAATAAGGATTTCGATAGGCTGTTTGAACAGAGCTATTACGAGGCCGACGACGAAAAGCGTTTCGAATTGTACCGCAAAATGGATCAATTGGTGATGGATAATTCTCCGGTTGTACCGTTATTTTACGATCAGTCGGTGGTTATGCTTCAAAACAATATTAGCGGATATTCTTTTAATCCTTTGAGCTTGATGATCTTGAAACGGATTCAGAAAAACTAA
- a CDS encoding HAMP domain-containing sensor histidine kinase: MKIKTKLRLGFGFLFIVVLSFGLIAIFFLNELSDKSKVILKDNYKSLQYVSAMRNIIDKNTFPLPIQDAKKFEKNLTEESKNITEDGEKIAVRRLASAYQALQRGFTNGNMRTLRSTLQQIEQINLQAIYAKNELANASSVRANLYISIAALFSFLILFVFIVNFPGFVANPLAEFTDAIKQIGKKNYKQRLHFKNDDEFTELAEAFNGMVVKLNEWENSNLSKLKSEKSRIEAIIAQMQDAIIGLNEKGEVLFLNQLAAKLMNLDEKKAIGQNVAELIKKNELLKRIISPDTGDKTLKIYADNKESYFLLEDREIVIPVYGEQDEQALVAASKSAGSVYILKNITQFKELDEAKTNFIATVSHELKTPLSSIKMSLKLLNDERIGAMNDEQIQLLTHIREDSDRLLKITGELLDLSQVETGNLKLTFDIAAPEAIAKFAIDAVKLQAEQKSIQLSLNCNENLPKVNADVQKTVWVLVNFLSNALRYSGEKSTVIIDVFEKDQYVQFSVKDFGKGIDEKYQKRLFDRYFQVPTDGQNKSGSGLGLAISKDFIEAENGIIWVDSAIGEGSRFSFRLPAVG; this comes from the coding sequence ATGAAAATAAAAACCAAGCTCCGTCTCGGATTCGGCTTCCTCTTTATAGTCGTTTTATCGTTTGGATTAATCGCTATATTCTTTTTGAACGAGCTTTCTGATAAGTCGAAAGTGATTCTAAAAGACAATTATAAATCGTTGCAGTACGTATCCGCCATGCGGAATATAATTGATAAAAACACTTTCCCGCTGCCTATTCAAGATGCTAAAAAATTTGAGAAGAACTTAACCGAGGAAAGTAAAAATATAACCGAGGATGGCGAAAAAATCGCTGTTCGGCGGTTGGCATCAGCGTACCAAGCTTTACAACGGGGTTTTACTAACGGAAACATGCGCACGTTACGCAGCACGCTTCAACAGATTGAACAAATTAATTTGCAGGCCATATATGCCAAAAACGAATTGGCAAACGCAAGTTCGGTACGGGCCAATCTTTATATTTCAATTGCCGCACTGTTCAGCTTTCTGATTTTATTTGTGTTCATTGTTAATTTTCCCGGTTTCGTAGCCAATCCGTTAGCGGAATTTACCGACGCCATTAAACAAATTGGCAAAAAGAACTACAAACAGCGCCTGCACTTTAAAAACGACGATGAGTTTACTGAACTGGCCGAAGCTTTTAATGGCATGGTGGTGAAACTGAACGAATGGGAAAACAGCAATCTTTCTAAGCTCAAATCTGAAAAATCGCGTATCGAAGCCATCATTGCCCAAATGCAGGATGCCATTATCGGTTTAAATGAGAAGGGTGAAGTGCTGTTTTTGAACCAGTTAGCGGCGAAGTTGATGAACCTTGACGAGAAAAAAGCGATTGGCCAAAATGTTGCCGAACTAATTAAAAAGAACGAGTTGCTCAAACGCATCATCAGCCCCGACACTGGGGATAAGACCCTAAAAATTTACGCAGATAACAAGGAATCGTATTTTCTGCTCGAGGATCGCGAAATCGTTATTCCTGTTTATGGCGAACAAGATGAACAAGCGCTTGTGGCGGCCTCAAAATCTGCCGGAAGCGTGTACATCTTAAAAAACATTACGCAGTTTAAGGAATTGGATGAAGCCAAAACCAATTTCATTGCGACGGTTTCGCACGAACTGAAAACGCCACTATCGTCGATTAAAATGAGCTTGAAGTTATTAAATGATGAACGAATTGGTGCGATGAATGATGAACAGATTCAGCTTTTGACCCACATCCGCGAAGATAGCGACCGACTATTGAAAATTACGGGCGAATTGCTCGATCTTTCGCAGGTTGAAACGGGAAACCTTAAACTCACATTCGACATTGCGGCTCCCGAAGCTATTGCGAAGTTTGCCATTGATGCCGTAAAGCTTCAGGCCGAACAAAAATCAATTCAGCTAAGCCTAAATTGCAACGAAAATTTGCCCAAGGTAAATGCCGATGTTCAAAAAACGGTTTGGGTGCTGGTTAATTTCTTGTCGAATGCTTTACGTTACAGCGGCGAAAAATCGACGGTAATTATCGATGTTTTTGAAAAGGATCAATATGTTCAGTTTTCAGTGAAAGACTTTGGCAAAGGGATAGATGAAAAGTACCAGAAACGCTTGTTCGATCGCTACTTTCAGGTACCGACCGATGGCCAGAACAAATCGGGATCAGGATTGGGGCTGGCCATTTCGAAAGATTTTATCGAAGCTGAAAATGGGATAATCTGGGTTGATAGTGCAATTGGCGAAGGAAGCCGATTTAGTTTCCGCTTGCCCGCTGTGGGTTGA
- a CDS encoding SusD/RagB family nutrient-binding outer membrane lipoprotein has translation MQKIIKYTLFSAMVAALGLQSCKDSYFDKVADNPNQVTAPNLNALLATSTYKAGLNNYNVATIILPYVQYTANPSASAAGDTFQSIDFSSTWDALYFAMADANEMKKLAVTLNSSEYKGVADVLIAYNLIMVNDLWGDAPFSEAFDINNLVPKYDKQQEVYTQSMALIDEAITELAKTDSQVKLAATSDLIYGTTVATERANWLKMAYAIKARLLNKVSKTSTYNPTAVLDAVSKSFTSNDEDARMQTFRIRNFWATVAVDNANQSLGGWLSEQLIDALNGTTYPGVVDPRLAKITDKTVDGKYIGTVNGAGNRLPGANTRKDENYISINSPWTGNTSPIFLVTYAELKFIEAEAAFNIDKTRSYNAYLEGIRANMDKFQVAVEDKLAYLAQPTVAVGVAAFTKDLIFKEKYIATYLNPEAWNDARRFDYKYKDFSMPANAALPTFIRRLDYPQGERSKNGSNVPTDVPRTTKLWWDQ, from the coding sequence ATGCAAAAGATTATAAAATACACATTATTCTCGGCGATGGTTGCAGCACTAGGGTTGCAAAGCTGTAAAGACAGCTACTTTGATAAAGTGGCTGATAACCCCAATCAGGTTACGGCGCCGAACTTAAACGCCTTACTGGCCACATCAACCTACAAGGCCGGATTAAATAATTACAATGTGGCCACCATTATTTTGCCTTACGTGCAATATACGGCCAATCCTTCGGCAAGCGCCGCTGGCGACACCTTCCAATCGATCGACTTTAGTAGCACCTGGGATGCGCTTTATTTTGCCATGGCCGATGCCAACGAAATGAAGAAACTTGCCGTTACACTCAATTCGAGCGAGTATAAAGGCGTGGCAGATGTGCTAATTGCCTACAACTTAATTATGGTGAACGATTTATGGGGCGATGCTCCTTTTTCAGAAGCCTTTGATATTAATAATTTAGTACCAAAATACGATAAGCAGCAAGAGGTTTACACCCAGTCGATGGCATTGATAGATGAGGCTATAACGGAGCTGGCCAAAACAGATTCGCAGGTTAAACTGGCGGCAACAAGCGACCTTATTTACGGCACAACAGTCGCCACAGAACGGGCCAACTGGTTAAAAATGGCCTATGCCATTAAAGCACGATTGCTGAATAAAGTGAGTAAAACCAGTACCTACAACCCGACCGCTGTTTTAGATGCCGTAAGCAAATCGTTTACCAGCAATGATGAGGACGCCAGAATGCAGACCTTTAGAATACGTAATTTTTGGGCTACCGTTGCCGTAGATAATGCAAACCAATCGTTGGGGGGATGGCTTTCTGAGCAACTGATTGATGCCCTGAATGGCACAACATACCCCGGAGTTGTAGATCCGCGATTGGCAAAAATTACCGACAAAACCGTGGATGGCAAATATATCGGAACCGTAAATGGTGCCGGCAACCGCTTACCGGGGGCAAACACCAGAAAAGATGAAAACTACATTTCCATAAATTCGCCATGGACGGGCAATACATCGCCGATTTTTCTGGTAACCTATGCCGAACTGAAATTTATTGAGGCCGAAGCGGCTTTCAATATCGATAAGACAAGGTCGTACAATGCGTACCTCGAAGGTATTCGTGCCAATATGGATAAGTTTCAGGTGGCTGTTGAAGATAAGCTGGCTTACCTTGCTCAACCAACCGTTGCAGTAGGGGTGGCGGCCTTTACGAAAGATTTGATCTTCAAGGAAAAATACATCGCAACTTACCTCAACCCCGAAGCGTGGAACGACGCACGTCGATTTGATTACAAGTACAAAGATTTTAGTATGCCTGCTAATGCTGCCCTTCCAACATTCATCCGCCGATTGGATTATCCGCAGGGAGAAAGAAGCAAAAACGGTAGCAACGTGCCTACTGACGTTCCCAGAACGACCAAGTTGTGGTGGGATCAGTAA